The following are from one region of the Candidatus Binataceae bacterium genome:
- a CDS encoding CAP domain-containing protein, which produces MARITLSIALCVMLAACSGGAASILPEHAQQVLSGTPASSSTPAPVVETAPDTSAPEWLTRVNQFRTMAGLDPITANNKMSDDDTAHARYLVKNYSAGKSPSLEMHSESRGNQWYTAEGYAAARTSDIIPPGGIELTDRQAIDLWIAGPFHRFPILNPKLTEAGFGSFDEDGVSAIAMQLRKPNALEDPNAPSPTHRSMIREESSTDTETDTTNQRVVQFPPPNSTFPLAAFSSTELPNPLASCPGYVTPTGFPITLQLGGTASVKLDSASVTSDGQPIESCAFDSASYRASDEAQTYTGRAVLTSFGAVVLIPKERLHSGKTYNVAIVANGKPYNWTFAIGNHGQRQ; this is translated from the coding sequence ATGGCTCGAATCACATTGTCGATAGCTCTCTGCGTGATGCTCGCGGCATGCAGCGGCGGCGCGGCGAGTATCCTGCCTGAGCATGCGCAGCAGGTGCTCTCGGGCACGCCGGCGTCGTCATCAACGCCCGCACCTGTCGTCGAAACGGCGCCCGATACTTCGGCGCCGGAATGGCTCACGCGGGTGAATCAGTTCCGCACGATGGCTGGGCTCGATCCGATCACCGCCAATAACAAAATGTCGGACGACGACACCGCGCACGCTCGCTACCTGGTCAAGAATTATTCCGCCGGCAAAAGCCCGAGCCTCGAGATGCACAGCGAGAGCCGCGGCAACCAGTGGTACACGGCGGAGGGCTACGCGGCGGCGCGCACCAGCGACATCATCCCGCCGGGCGGAATCGAACTGACGGACAGGCAGGCAATCGACCTCTGGATCGCGGGGCCGTTCCATCGTTTTCCGATTCTGAATCCGAAACTGACCGAGGCCGGCTTCGGCAGCTTCGATGAAGACGGCGTGTCCGCGATCGCGATGCAGTTGCGCAAGCCCAACGCTCTCGAAGATCCCAACGCGCCGTCGCCGACGCATCGATCGATGATCCGCGAAGAATCGAGCACTGACACCGAGACTGACACGACGAATCAACGAGTGGTGCAGTTCCCGCCGCCGAACTCGACCTTCCCGCTGGCCGCGTTCAGCAGCACCGAGTTGCCGAATCCGCTCGCCTCATGCCCCGGCTATGTGACCCCCACCGGATTTCCGATCACGCTTCAGCTCGGAGGCACAGCGTCGGTCAAGCTCGACTCCGCATCGGTCACGTCCGACGGACAACCAATCGAGTCGTGCGCATTCGACAGCGCGAGCTATCGCGCCAGTGACGAAGCGCAAACCTACACCGGACGCGCCGTTCTGACCTCATTCGGTGCAGTCGTGCTGATCCCGAAAGAGCGCCTACATTCCGGCAAGACCTACAACGTCGCCATCGTCGCAAACGGCAAGCCCTACAACTGGACGTTTGCGATCGGTAACCATGGACAGCGCCAATAG
- the alaS gene encoding alanine--tRNA ligase yields MRWTTAKIRQSFLDFFKERGHEIVPSASLVPKGDPTLLFTNAGMVPFKDYFLGVRTPPHARVVDCQKCLRISGKHNDLEAVGRDTYHHTMFEMLGNWSFGDYYKKEAIHWHWELITKVWGVDPNLLWATVYKDDDEAEEVWKTVEDLPPGRILRFGEKDNFWEMGETGPCGPCSEIHIDRGAAACDESPHPGTKCAVNVDGCPRFIELGNLVFIQYNRGASGELSPLAKKHVDTGSGLERIASVMQSIEKGKLLGNYDIDLFQVIIEKIEQAARKFGSEARYGQNPESDISFRAIADHARTMTFLIADGVTPGNTDREYVLRRIIRRAARHGRYLGIHQPFLAIAEEGVVEAMGEAYPEIVRDSKKIADAITQEETRFGETLDRGLELIDSELKRLKQKNGHTLPGEIAFKLYDTYGFPLDLTEDVLRNHGVDVDTAGFERLMQEQKERGRAARKDEAAAPDLILSAGTSSKFIGHHRYEADSEILAAGGKDGDTVAIIVAETPFYPEGGGQVGDRGVIETDSGALLEITDTRKSEGSIVHLGKLLRGERGDFAPGKRVTLKIDRMRRDASMLNHSATHILHYALRDVLGTHVHQAGSAVSPERLRFDFHNQGPVGGDALATIEEEINVRVRENAEVTTEEMPYDAAIKAGALAFFGDKYGDVVRVVRMGDFSVELCGGTHVNRTGDVGFFKLEAESGVAAGVRRIEAVTGQGALEAVRTQQKILDEIAKSLGAKDSAAVDRLEKLLAREKELEKKLRALEQKLVGGASASGTAETVRDVKGVKLVTQKLEGVEARTLREIADKLRQKHGSAVVALGSDLGEGKVALLVAVTPDLASRAKAGDIVKQIAPIVGGTGGGRPDMAQAGGKDSSKLDEALAKVADLIQ; encoded by the coding sequence ATGCGCTGGACTACCGCTAAAATTCGACAGTCGTTTCTTGATTTCTTCAAAGAGCGCGGACACGAGATCGTGCCGTCGGCGTCGCTGGTGCCCAAGGGCGATCCCACCCTGCTCTTCACCAACGCCGGGATGGTGCCGTTCAAGGACTATTTCCTCGGCGTGCGCACGCCGCCGCACGCGCGCGTCGTCGATTGCCAGAAGTGCCTGCGCATCTCGGGCAAGCACAACGACCTCGAGGCCGTCGGCCGCGACACCTACCATCACACGATGTTCGAGATGCTCGGCAACTGGTCGTTCGGCGACTACTACAAGAAGGAAGCCATCCACTGGCATTGGGAGCTGATCACCAAGGTCTGGGGCGTCGATCCCAACCTGCTGTGGGCCACGGTCTATAAAGACGACGACGAAGCCGAAGAGGTCTGGAAGACCGTCGAGGATCTTCCGCCCGGACGAATCCTGCGTTTTGGCGAGAAAGATAACTTCTGGGAGATGGGCGAGACCGGGCCATGCGGTCCATGCTCAGAAATTCATATCGATCGCGGCGCAGCAGCGTGCGACGAAAGTCCGCATCCGGGAACCAAATGCGCGGTCAACGTCGATGGATGCCCGCGCTTCATCGAGCTCGGCAACCTGGTCTTCATCCAATACAACCGCGGCGCTTCGGGCGAGCTCAGCCCTCTCGCCAAGAAGCACGTCGATACCGGCTCGGGCCTCGAGCGGATCGCGTCGGTGATGCAGAGCATTGAGAAGGGCAAGCTGCTCGGCAACTACGACATCGATCTGTTCCAGGTCATCATCGAGAAGATCGAACAAGCGGCGCGCAAGTTCGGCAGCGAGGCGCGCTACGGCCAGAATCCCGAGAGTGACATTTCGTTTCGCGCGATCGCCGACCATGCGCGCACGATGACCTTCCTGATTGCCGACGGCGTGACGCCGGGCAACACGGATCGTGAATACGTGCTGCGCCGAATCATCCGGCGCGCCGCGCGCCATGGGCGCTACCTTGGAATCCATCAACCGTTTCTTGCGATCGCCGAGGAAGGTGTAGTCGAGGCGATGGGCGAGGCGTATCCGGAGATTGTCCGCGATTCGAAAAAGATCGCGGATGCGATCACGCAGGAAGAGACGCGCTTCGGCGAGACGCTCGATCGCGGCCTCGAGCTTATCGATTCGGAGTTGAAGCGCCTCAAGCAGAAGAATGGGCACACGCTGCCCGGCGAAATCGCGTTCAAGCTTTACGACACGTATGGTTTTCCGCTCGACCTCACGGAGGACGTGCTGCGCAATCACGGCGTCGATGTCGACACCGCGGGCTTCGAGCGCCTGATGCAGGAGCAGAAGGAACGCGGGCGCGCGGCGCGCAAGGACGAAGCGGCGGCACCTGACTTAATCCTGAGCGCGGGAACGTCGTCGAAATTCATCGGGCACCATCGCTACGAAGCGGATTCCGAAATTCTCGCCGCGGGCGGCAAGGATGGCGACACCGTCGCGATCATCGTCGCGGAAACGCCCTTCTATCCCGAAGGCGGCGGCCAGGTCGGCGATCGCGGCGTGATCGAAACCGATTCGGGCGCGCTCCTCGAAATCACCGACACCCGCAAGTCCGAAGGCTCTATCGTTCATCTGGGTAAATTGCTGCGCGGTGAGCGCGGCGACTTCGCGCCCGGCAAGCGCGTAACGCTCAAGATCGATCGCATGCGGCGCGACGCTTCGATGCTGAATCATTCCGCGACGCACATCCTGCATTACGCGCTGCGCGACGTGCTCGGCACGCATGTGCATCAGGCGGGTTCGGCGGTTTCACCGGAGCGGCTGCGCTTCGACTTTCATAACCAGGGACCGGTCGGCGGCGACGCGCTCGCGACGATCGAAGAAGAGATCAATGTGCGCGTGCGTGAGAACGCCGAGGTCACGACCGAGGAGATGCCCTACGACGCGGCGATCAAAGCCGGCGCACTCGCATTCTTCGGCGACAAGTACGGCGACGTCGTGCGCGTCGTGCGGATGGGTGATTTCTCGGTCGAGCTATGCGGCGGCACTCATGTAAATCGCACTGGCGATGTCGGATTCTTCAAGCTCGAGGCGGAGTCCGGCGTCGCGGCTGGAGTGCGGCGCATCGAGGCCGTCACCGGACAGGGCGCGCTCGAAGCGGTGCGCACGCAGCAGAAAATTTTAGATGAGATCGCAAAGAGCCTCGGGGCCAAGGACTCCGCCGCGGTCGATCGCCTCGAGAAACTGCTCGCCCGCGAAAAGGAACTCGAAAAGAAGCTGCGCGCGCTCGAACAGAAGCTGGTCGGCGGCGCGTCGGCCTCGGGAACGGCCGAGACTGTCCGCGACGTGAAAGGCGTGAAGCTCGTCACGCAGAAGCTCGAGGGCGTCGAAGCGCGCACGCTGCGCGAGATCGCCGACAAGCTGCGCCAGAAGCACGGCTCGGCGGTAGTCGCATTGGGCTCTGACCTAGGCGAAGGCAAAGTGGCGCTGCTGGTGGCGGTGACGCCCGATCTCGCATCGCGAGCGAAGGCCGGCGACATCGTAAAGCAGATCGCGCCGATCGTCGGCGGCACCGGCGGCGGCCGCCCCGACATGGCGCAAGCCGGCGGCAAAGACTCCTCGAAGCTCGACGAGGCACTGGCGAAGGTAGCAGACCTGATTCAGTAG
- a CDS encoding carboxymuconolactone decarboxylase family protein, whose protein sequence is MALLPYVDESKAPEKTREILRRGNVTLNVARMIANSDAAFYPFSMLGNSLLTRSKLNGKLRELAILRTAKVSHSVYEWTQHVPIAKSTGCTDEQIAAIESWEGAKCFNDVERLVLKFTDEVARNVKGKRETLDALKKHMGTAEIVELILSIGFWGMVARVLETAEVDLEDFAGKVDLLKASFTQR, encoded by the coding sequence ATGGCGCTTCTACCCTATGTCGATGAAAGCAAGGCTCCGGAGAAGACGCGCGAGATATTGCGTCGCGGCAACGTCACGCTCAACGTCGCGCGGATGATCGCCAACTCCGACGCGGCATTCTATCCATTCTCGATGCTCGGCAACTCACTGCTCACGCGCTCAAAGCTGAACGGCAAGCTGCGCGAGCTCGCGATCCTGCGCACCGCGAAAGTCAGCCACAGCGTCTATGAATGGACGCAGCACGTCCCGATCGCCAAGAGCACCGGATGCACCGACGAACAGATCGCGGCAATCGAAAGCTGGGAAGGTGCAAAGTGCTTCAACGACGTCGAACGCCTGGTGCTGAAGTTCACCGACGAGGTAGCGCGCAATGTCAAAGGCAAGCGCGAAACCCTTGATGCGTTGAAAAAGCACATGGGCACCGCAGAAATCGTCGAGCTGATCCTGTCGATCGGCTTCTGGGGCATGGTCGCCCGCGTCCTCGAAACCGCCGAAGTAGATCTCGAAGACTTCGCCGGCAAGGTCGATCTGCTGAAGGCATCATTTACGCAGCGATGA
- a CDS encoding VWA domain-containing protein codes for MQPGFTEFGLAAWDSGKAIENLKQSDFSVTADGKTIPIAMFNGSSPAYSIVILVDTSGSMTPKIPWVREGIAHFIAKLPLQDDIALFAYSAHAYLLQPFTRNHALMQQRLALLHAYGQTATFDTIMQAIGVLNKESSNPKRAIVLITDGMDNASRSNAAEAGAALKKNDVSFFGIGIGDPSPSAGPSFSIGPFALPSYRDADRVDAKSLQSLADASGGKSFVVNTAGTDSATDDFSSALDQATMSLGTSYSIGVIQPTPIHPEDPVRFAIKDHPDAKIVTCEAARPTSPSVASAAQ; via the coding sequence GTGCAGCCGGGATTCACGGAATTTGGCCTCGCCGCATGGGATTCTGGCAAGGCGATCGAAAATCTAAAGCAATCCGATTTCTCTGTGACTGCCGACGGAAAAACGATTCCAATCGCGATGTTCAACGGCTCCAGCCCCGCCTATTCGATCGTAATACTAGTCGACACCTCCGGTAGCATGACGCCGAAGATACCCTGGGTGCGAGAAGGCATCGCACATTTCATAGCGAAATTGCCTTTGCAGGATGACATCGCGTTATTTGCGTATTCAGCTCACGCATATTTGCTGCAGCCGTTCACTCGTAATCATGCACTGATGCAACAAAGGCTTGCGCTGCTGCATGCTTACGGTCAAACGGCGACCTTCGACACGATCATGCAAGCGATCGGAGTCCTCAATAAGGAAAGCTCCAATCCGAAACGCGCGATTGTTCTGATCACTGACGGCATGGATAACGCCAGCCGGTCGAATGCTGCCGAAGCTGGCGCCGCGCTCAAGAAAAATGATGTATCGTTTTTCGGGATCGGCATCGGAGATCCTTCGCCATCAGCCGGACCTTCGTTTTCAATTGGCCCATTCGCGCTACCGTCATATCGCGACGCAGACCGCGTTGACGCCAAATCCCTGCAATCGCTTGCAGATGCGTCGGGTGGAAAGTCCTTTGTGGTGAACACCGCCGGGACCGACTCTGCCACCGATGATTTCTCGTCAGCTCTTGATCAGGCGACCATGTCGCTCGGAACTTCGTATTCGATAGGAGTAATTCAACCGACGCCGATCCATCCTGAAGATCCTGTTCGCTTCGCGATCAAAGACCATCCTGACGCGAAAATCGTCACGTGCGAGGCCGCGCGGCCCACGTCGCCGTCCGTCGCATCGGCTGCGCAATAA
- a CDS encoding VWA domain-containing protein, translating to MLDAPPKEIAAKPGYAQYTVTVIDDDGQAVDGLKQSDFLVSANGPTLPVEYFRDDKDAMPASIAIIVDTSGSMRSKVASTGNSKLQTVTDALRAASANLSACDEIALLVFAPTGDLISNTKVIVAEPLSTNHQASMNRLDSMTPYGRTPLYDSNREQRTRVCPHLQRIAIHELTITSRGEGARGFAGRDGSEFATARR from the coding sequence TTGCTCGACGCGCCACCCAAGGAAATCGCCGCGAAGCCCGGCTATGCGCAGTATACAGTCACGGTGATCGACGACGACGGCCAGGCGGTCGACGGCCTCAAGCAATCAGACTTCCTCGTATCGGCCAACGGTCCGACCCTGCCGGTAGAATACTTCCGCGACGACAAAGACGCGATGCCTGCGTCCATTGCAATTATCGTCGACACATCCGGAAGCATGCGCTCCAAAGTAGCTTCCACTGGCAACAGCAAACTCCAAACCGTGACCGACGCCCTCAGGGCTGCGTCCGCGAACCTAAGCGCTTGCGACGAAATTGCGTTGCTCGTATTTGCTCCGACCGGGGATCTGATTTCAAACACCAAAGTTATCGTCGCGGAGCCTCTGTCCACGAATCACCAGGCTTCTATGAACAGGCTTGATTCGATGACCCCGTACGGCCGGACGCCCTTGTATGACTCGAACCGCGAGCAAAGAACGCGTGTATGTCCACACCTGCAAAGAATTGCTATCCACGAATTGACGATCACATCGCGAGGTGAAGGCGCGCGAGGATTTGCGGGCCGTGATGGATCAGAATTCGCGACAGCGCGAAGATGA
- a CDS encoding SdpI family protein has product MILVGNVLGKVRPNWFVGIRTPWTMSSKTAWDKTHRAGGWMFIIAGLALMISGALPSPWNVYEALLIPLSLLIGVFAYSYWIWRSASDKIPPAGTSPA; this is encoded by the coding sequence ATGATCCTGGTGGGTAATGTGCTCGGCAAAGTGCGGCCCAACTGGTTCGTCGGCATCCGCACGCCGTGGACCATGTCGAGCAAAACCGCGTGGGACAAAACCCATCGTGCGGGAGGATGGATGTTCATCATCGCGGGTCTTGCATTGATGATAAGCGGCGCCCTGCCATCGCCCTGGAATGTCTACGAAGCTTTGCTGATCCCGTTGTCGCTCCTAATCGGGGTATTCGCCTACTCCTACTGGATCTGGCGATCGGCGAGCGACAAAATCCCGCCCGCCGGCACCTCACCGGCATGA
- a CDS encoding DUF445 family protein, whose protein sequence is MSTSHPEQVSEPIASARAVAEGGFSEFMLSHKGDLTLAFSFVIYLASGAILVFTRYRQSAEVAVSIAEAALIGGLCDYIALKMIFERRWYLPNSGVLPRNRQKLVDGIAATIENEWLTPQMIGQRLSEMNLVTRLGTYLEEVKLADILGQAGLERIIERIIEYLESPERRAQLEIALRKALPKTFTRIYALMNRLGAQSLPARIAANLRRRLPELQNDPELIESVEDAIHEFGRQLHDPESYAHQMARRMIDEIVRRAVDSSRGQISHMVRENLARLSDEQIRFQIESKTRTHLDWIRVNGGIFGAFFGLIFALSRILIHHGPQILARLHLAM, encoded by the coding sequence ATGAGCACATCGCATCCAGAGCAGGTATCGGAACCGATCGCATCCGCGCGCGCTGTCGCCGAGGGCGGCTTCAGCGAGTTCATGCTGTCGCACAAGGGCGACCTGACGCTCGCCTTTTCGTTCGTCATCTACCTCGCGAGCGGCGCGATACTCGTCTTCACGCGCTACCGTCAGTCGGCCGAGGTCGCGGTCTCGATCGCGGAGGCGGCGCTCATCGGCGGACTGTGCGATTACATCGCGCTCAAGATGATCTTCGAGCGCCGATGGTATCTGCCCAACTCGGGAGTGCTGCCGCGCAATCGGCAAAAGCTCGTTGATGGAATCGCGGCGACGATCGAGAACGAATGGCTGACCCCGCAGATGATCGGCCAGCGCCTGAGCGAGATGAATCTCGTCACCCGCCTCGGCACTTATCTCGAAGAGGTCAAGCTCGCGGACATCCTGGGGCAGGCGGGTCTAGAGCGGATCATCGAGCGTATCATCGAGTATCTCGAGTCACCTGAGCGGCGTGCGCAACTCGAGATCGCGCTGCGCAAGGCTCTTCCCAAGACCTTCACGCGCATCTATGCGCTGATGAACCGGCTCGGTGCGCAGTCGCTGCCCGCGCGAATCGCGGCCAACCTGCGCCGGCGCCTCCCCGAGCTGCAGAACGATCCGGAGCTTATCGAATCGGTCGAGGACGCAATCCACGAGTTCGGTCGTCAGCTCCACGATCCCGAGAGCTACGCGCATCAGATGGCGCGCCGGATGATCGACGAGATCGTGCGCCGCGCCGTTGATTCAAGTCGCGGTCAGATCTCGCACATGGTGCGCGAAAACCTCGCGCGGTTGTCCGATGAGCAGATCAGGTTCCAGATCGAATCAAAAACGCGCACACATCTGGACTGGATTCGCGTCAACGGCGGAATCTTCGGCGCCTTTTTCGGCCTCATCTTCGCGCTGTCGCGAATTCTGATCCATCACGGCCCGCAAATCCTCGCGCGCCTTCACCTCGCGATGTGA
- a CDS encoding autorepressor SdpR family transcription factor, with translation MGISETFQALADPTRRKILALLRERDMTAGEIADHFPLAKSTLSGHFNVLKHAGLVVIERYANRIVYSLSTSAFEDALSTLVDFSSKRKSRLTPKPAGAERPPSPGRRGRRASKGEPR, from the coding sequence ATGGGAATCTCGGAGACATTTCAGGCGCTGGCCGATCCGACGCGACGCAAGATCCTCGCGCTGCTGCGCGAGCGTGACATGACCGCGGGCGAAATCGCCGACCATTTTCCGCTGGCGAAATCGACGCTCTCCGGTCATTTCAACGTGCTCAAGCATGCGGGCCTCGTCGTTATCGAGCGCTACGCCAACCGGATCGTTTACAGCCTGAGCACCTCCGCTTTCGAAGACGCGCTCAGCACGCTGGTGGATTTCAGCTCGAAAAGAAAATCACGGCTGACGCCAAAGCCCGCAGGAGCGGAGCGCCCGCCCTCGCCCGGCCGTCGCGGGCGTAGAGCCTCCAAAGGGGAGCCACGATGA
- a CDS encoding glycosyltransferase family 39 protein: MRGIDAAIVAAIAAFAILLMARSGARRGVELMPWPDGLEYAAQAVNLDRGMGPVLHFGGYSYPSRYPEGYPLILAAAFPMVGHEVSRLFLATMSMGVVAIVGLYVLAFKLFGRASATAAALVLCLSPVFLTYSTLVLSDVPTLAVTILAALALAHASTQEDNSISARSLATWLLFGLLAGFTVMIRPTNGTMLAGLALGLLLVPPKRGLLAAFVALIAFGAGFIVPIGIQAASNSAHLGSVFASGYGWWVPEVYGTAGRTFSPAYLFGPTLPRNPHGNIPVYVTSLLGLDGMLGDRGDLRFFIYPFAAAAFGAIGIAFVIRERESRMARRVVLFGLGYLGALFAIYAVYMFTDVAFILPGAFVIFLGAGYGITAGNRWMRAAFGNSRRNAASTAGAVGILLLDLLLVISLLTEGGSRLAANPAESEMVPALETLNQSVPPDATIVTNISLQFMELYLPGKSRRFIGMNALDPGERFTDYHLRRLYEKQASGWNGAAPAILFANDNVSQPVLDSLTSASRGAPVLLVLAAPESAAYADTLKHELDALQQSFKIEPLGESRAMAIYQLTPLNPAH, translated from the coding sequence TTGCGCGGAATCGATGCCGCGATCGTCGCGGCGATTGCAGCGTTTGCGATCCTGCTTATGGCGCGCAGCGGCGCTCGACGCGGCGTCGAGCTGATGCCGTGGCCGGACGGCCTGGAATACGCCGCACAGGCGGTCAATCTCGATCGCGGGATGGGACCGGTACTCCATTTCGGGGGCTATTCTTACCCATCTCGCTATCCCGAAGGATACCCGCTCATTCTGGCGGCGGCGTTTCCAATGGTCGGCCACGAAGTCTCGCGGCTCTTTCTCGCCACGATGTCGATGGGCGTCGTCGCGATCGTGGGGCTGTATGTGCTCGCGTTCAAACTCTTCGGCCGCGCGAGCGCGACGGCCGCCGCGCTGGTGCTCTGCCTCTCTCCTGTGTTTCTGACGTACTCGACGCTCGTGTTGAGCGACGTCCCGACGCTTGCGGTTACGATCCTCGCTGCATTGGCGCTCGCGCACGCATCGACGCAGGAGGACAACTCAATTTCTGCTCGATCGCTCGCGACCTGGCTGCTATTCGGCCTGCTCGCGGGATTCACGGTGATGATTCGTCCGACGAACGGGACGATGCTCGCCGGGCTCGCGCTTGGGCTCTTGCTGGTGCCGCCGAAACGGGGGCTGCTGGCGGCGTTCGTTGCGCTGATCGCGTTCGGTGCGGGATTCATAGTTCCAATCGGAATCCAGGCGGCATCGAACAGCGCTCATCTCGGGAGCGTGTTCGCGAGCGGCTATGGATGGTGGGTGCCGGAGGTTTATGGCACGGCGGGGCGCACGTTCAGCCCGGCGTATCTGTTCGGGCCAACGCTGCCGCGAAATCCGCACGGCAATATTCCGGTGTACGTGACGTCGCTGCTCGGCCTCGATGGAATGCTGGGCGATCGCGGCGACCTGCGCTTCTTCATATACCCATTCGCGGCGGCGGCTTTCGGTGCCATCGGGATCGCATTCGTGATTCGCGAGCGCGAGAGCCGCATGGCGCGGCGCGTCGTGCTCTTCGGCCTCGGGTACTTGGGTGCGCTGTTCGCGATCTATGCGGTTTATATGTTCACCGATGTCGCGTTTATCCTGCCCGGTGCGTTCGTGATCTTCCTTGGCGCGGGGTACGGAATCACCGCGGGCAATCGATGGATGCGGGCTGCGTTCGGAAATTCGCGGCGCAATGCGGCCTCAACTGCGGGCGCAGTGGGAATCCTGTTGCTCGATCTGCTCCTCGTTATCTCATTGCTCACTGAAGGAGGTAGCCGACTCGCGGCGAATCCGGCGGAATCGGAGATGGTGCCGGCACTCGAGACGCTCAATCAGTCGGTGCCGCCTGATGCGACGATTGTCACGAATATCTCGCTCCAGTTCATGGAGCTGTATCTGCCTGGCAAATCGCGCCGATTCATCGGGATGAATGCGCTCGACCCGGGCGAGCGCTTCACCGACTATCACTTGCGCCGGCTCTACGAGAAACAGGCGTCCGGATGGAATGGAGCGGCGCCGGCGATCCTGTTCGCCAATGACAACGTGTCACAACCGGTCCTCGACTCGCTGACGAGCGCGAGCCGAGGCGCCCCAGTTTTGCTCGTGCTGGCGGCGCCGGAATCGGCAGCCTATGCCGATACGCTGAAGCACGAGCTCGACGCGCTGCAGCAATCATTCAAGATCGAGCCGCTAGGCGAAAGCCGCGCGATGGCAATCTATCAACTGACGCCGCTGAATCCCGCGCACTGA
- a CDS encoding glycosyltransferase family 39 protein, whose translation MTRKREPRGSQVSSPRATGIPIALLVALAVPRIVRMLYPEIWVEDDFYAESAWLVSQGMRPYLDFVHPHLPLLEWVAAGYLKLFGASHISIEILNEAAIYVTSVLTFVLAQRVASRPTAILAATMYAFSSLTFRYHLYERECFVAPLAVWGALVALDDDIDEMRQALMLAAIFLAACAIKLTAAIPFGVILVFIATVRRRLVGAIVSGVGFIAALAILSALLYWRYGFAFIFQVYAFHFLKGRDTTGSVAWFPTMIFDVLAPFFILGCARVIAERLYTRALAIVLAIVAAAYLFFGVLSPTAWGHNYLEPLPFIAIIASLGLKLMLDSVRQLVTAEEVTRSRLAWVIGGGLLIAICLFWLTPIQNENWLHGSAYGFGFIPREEIDRLGDAVRKASGPDDDVIAPSFVCFQANRRELIRFPETYGVYREGLAALQSEGFAAARQQLGRADFFHLIESTMHYWTDEMKAAIESGKVNVVVNDSPVQLLPLVLVPDELLVKNGFQPVTETEHFIVWQRATSGNHK comes from the coding sequence ATGACGCGGAAGCGGGAGCCGCGCGGCTCACAGGTATCGTCTCCGCGCGCGACCGGAATTCCAATCGCGCTGCTGGTCGCGCTCGCCGTGCCGCGCATCGTCCGCATGCTTTATCCCGAGATATGGGTCGAAGACGACTTCTATGCGGAGAGCGCGTGGCTCGTGAGCCAGGGGATGCGCCCGTATCTGGATTTCGTTCATCCTCATCTGCCGCTTCTGGAGTGGGTCGCCGCAGGCTACCTCAAGTTGTTCGGCGCAAGCCATATCTCAATTGAGATCCTGAACGAGGCCGCGATCTACGTCACCAGCGTCCTGACCTTCGTACTCGCGCAGCGCGTCGCGTCCCGGCCGACGGCGATCCTCGCGGCAACGATGTACGCGTTCAGCTCGCTGACATTTCGCTATCATCTATATGAGCGCGAATGCTTCGTCGCGCCGCTCGCGGTCTGGGGCGCGCTTGTCGCACTCGACGACGACATCGACGAGATGCGCCAAGCGCTCATGCTAGCCGCGATTTTCCTCGCTGCGTGTGCGATCAAGCTCACGGCCGCGATTCCATTTGGCGTGATTCTCGTCTTCATCGCCACAGTCCGCCGGCGCCTCGTCGGCGCAATCGTCTCAGGAGTCGGGTTCATCGCGGCACTCGCGATCTTGTCCGCCCTGCTCTACTGGCGCTACGGTTTCGCGTTCATCTTCCAGGTTTACGCCTTTCATTTTCTGAAGGGCCGCGACACAACGGGCAGCGTCGCATGGTTCCCAACGATGATCTTCGACGTGCTGGCGCCGTTCTTCATCCTCGGATGCGCCCGCGTCATCGCCGAGCGTCTCTACACGCGCGCGCTCGCGATCGTGCTCGCGATAGTCGCGGCTGCTTACCTGTTCTTCGGCGTCCTGAGTCCGACGGCGTGGGGGCACAACTACCTGGAACCGCTGCCGTTTATCGCGATCATCGCCAGCCTCGGCCTCAAGCTGATGCTCGATTCGGTGCGGCAACTCGTCACGGCCGAGGAGGTTACGCGCTCGCGCTTAGCATGGGTAATCGGCGGCGGGCTACTGATCGCGATCTGTCTTTTTTGGCTGACTCCCATCCAAAACGAAAACTGGCTGCATGGCAGCGCCTATGGCTTCGGCTTCATCCCGCGCGAGGAGATCGATCGCCTGGGAGACGCGGTGCGCAAGGCGTCTGGACCCGACGACGACGTGATCGCGCCGTCCTTCGTATGCTTTCAGGCAAATCGCCGCGAGCTGATAAGGTTCCCAGAGACCTACGGCGTTTATCGCGAAGGGCTGGCGGCGCTTCAGAGCGAAGGCTTCGCCGCGGCGCGCCAGCAACTCGGCCGCGCCGACTTTTTTCATCTCATCGAATCGACCATGCATTACTGGACCGACGAGATGAAAGCGGCGATCGAATCCGGCAAGGTCAACGTCGTCGTCAACGATTCTCCGGTGCAGCTCCTGCCACTGGTGCTGGTTCCCGATGAACTCCTGGTCAAGAATGGCTTTCAACCAGTAACCGAAACCGAGCACTTCATAGTCTGGCAACGTGCCACCTCTGGTAACCATAAGTGA